In uncultured Bacteroides sp., one genomic interval encodes:
- the hcp gene encoding hydroxylamine reductase gives MFCNQCQETAKNTGCTINGVCGKKEDTANYQDLLIFACQGLAFATIEARKKGIDTNVESKQITNGLFITITNANFDNAAIMKAINDCIALRDNLKTKASINEKNDALDWKGTSEADFNEKAKQVSTLFFDKDEDIRALKQYTLFGIKGVAAYAEHAFNLGFEEQDIYNFMEETLVMIARPMSLKDMLDWLVKTGEHGVKVMALLDKANTSTFGNPEISKVNIGVGKNPGILISGHDLNDLEQLLIQTEGTGVDVYTHSEMLPANAYPHFKKYKHLVGNYGNAWHRQLDEFETFNGPVLFTTNCLVPPRKTTTYNDRIFTTGAAGMPEWKVIDKKLANGHKDFSEIIELAKKCQPPTAIENGEITIGFAHNQVLALADKVLEAVNSGAIKKLVVMSGCDARQKTREYYTEFAKQLPKDTVILTSGCAKYRYNKLQLGDINGIPRVLDAGQCNDSYSWAVVALKLKEVLNLDDINKLPIIFNIAWYEQKAIIVHLALLYLGIKNTHIGPTLPGFLTPNLLKIVQDNFGVQTITTVEEDMKSFGLC, from the coding sequence ATGTTTTGTAATCAATGTCAGGAGACAGCCAAGAACACTGGCTGCACCATTAATGGAGTTTGCGGTAAAAAAGAAGATACCGCCAATTATCAGGATTTACTAATATTTGCATGTCAGGGACTTGCATTTGCAACTATCGAAGCCCGTAAGAAAGGGATAGATACTAACGTAGAGAGTAAGCAAATTACTAATGGCTTATTTATCACTATCACAAATGCCAATTTTGATAACGCCGCAATAATGAAGGCTATCAATGATTGCATCGCCCTTCGGGATAACCTGAAAACAAAAGCAAGTATTAATGAAAAGAATGATGCACTTGACTGGAAAGGAACCAGCGAAGCGGACTTTAATGAAAAAGCAAAGCAGGTAAGTACTTTGTTCTTTGACAAAGACGAAGATATCCGTGCGTTGAAACAGTACACTTTGTTTGGCATAAAAGGTGTTGCAGCCTATGCAGAACATGCCTTTAATCTGGGATTCGAAGAACAGGATATCTACAACTTCATGGAAGAAACTCTTGTTATGATTGCCAGACCTATGAGCCTGAAAGATATGCTGGACTGGCTTGTAAAAACCGGCGAACATGGAGTAAAAGTTATGGCATTGCTCGACAAGGCAAATACTTCTACTTTTGGTAATCCGGAAATTTCAAAAGTAAACATTGGAGTTGGCAAGAATCCGGGTATTCTTATCAGCGGACACGATCTGAATGATTTGGAGCAACTTCTTATTCAAACAGAAGGAACAGGCGTAGATGTTTATACTCATTCCGAAATGCTACCGGCCAATGCTTATCCTCATTTCAAGAAGTACAAACATCTGGTGGGAAACTACGGAAATGCATGGCACCGTCAGCTCGATGAGTTCGAAACATTTAACGGTCCGGTTCTTTTCACAACCAATTGCCTTGTACCTCCACGTAAAACAACAACCTATAACGACAGGATATTTACAACAGGTGCAGCAGGAATGCCGGAATGGAAAGTGATTGATAAGAAACTGGCTAATGGTCATAAAGACTTTTCTGAAATCATAGAACTGGCAAAGAAGTGTCAACCACCTACAGCAATTGAGAATGGTGAAATAACCATTGGCTTTGCACACAACCAGGTATTGGCTTTGGCCGATAAAGTTCTGGAAGCTGTAAATTCCGGAGCAATAAAAAAACTGGTTGTTATGTCGGGCTGTGATGCACGCCAGAAAACTCGTGAATATTACACTGAATTTGCAAAACAATTACCTAAAGACACTGTTATCCTTACTTCAGGATGCGCCAAGTATCGTTATAACAAGCTACAATTAGGCGATATCAACGGAATACCAAGAGTACTCGATGCCGGCCAGTGCAATGATTCATACTCATGGGCAGTTGTTGCGCTTAAATTAAAAGAAGTATTGAATCTGGATGATATCAATAAACTACCAATCATATTTAATATTGCCTGGTACGAACAAAAAGCAATCATCGTTCATCTTGCCTTGCTATATCTCGGAATAAAGAATACACATATTGGTCCTACTTTACCAGGTTTCTTAACTCCTAATCTGCTAAAGATTGTTCAGGATAATTTTGGTGTTCAAACAATAACAACCGTGGAAGAAGATATGAAATCCTTTGGACTTTGTTAA
- a CDS encoding (2Fe-2S)-binding protein → MDEDIEICHCNGIMKSEIVKAIKEKGLTTVDEVGEETTAGTVCGSCVPDIEEILKEVNG, encoded by the coding sequence ATGGATGAAGATATTGAAATTTGTCATTGCAATGGCATTATGAAAAGTGAGATAGTGAAAGCTATCAAAGAGAAAGGGCTAACTACGGTAGATGAAGTGGGTGAAGAAACTACTGCCGGAACTGTTTGCGGAAGTTGCGTTCCTGATATTGAAGAGATTTTGAAAGAAGTAAATGGTTAG
- a CDS encoding 4Fe-4S dicluster domain-containing protein — MLRKIRIAAAIICFTLITLLFLDFTGTLHHWFGWLAKIQFLPALLALNIGIVLALIVLTFALGRIYCSVICPLGVFQDAISWIAGKRKKNRFVYSPAISWLRYGVLTLFIIALVAGIGSFVQLLAPYSSYGRIASNLFAPLYQWGNNLLAYWAEQMDSYAFYSVDVWMKGTLTLGVAVVTFVILVILSWRSGRTYCNTICPVGTVLGFLSKYSFFKPVIDTGKCNGCGVCARNCKASCINSKEHKIDYSRCVTCMDCIDKCRQGAIRYVPRQKEESLTDKQTTENIDKSGVSRRNFLSVTALLASATALKAQKIKVDGGLAVIEDKKIPNRTTPITPAGSQSARNLAQHCTACQLCVSVCPNQVLRPSDNLEKLMQPEMSYERGYCRPECTRCSDICPSGAIRPVTKADKSAIQIGHAVWIKKNCVVSRDGVECGNCARHCPVGAIQMIPIDAKNKDSLKIPAVNTERCIGCGACENLCPARPFSAIYVEGHEIHRTV; from the coding sequence ATGTTACGAAAAATTAGAATAGCGGCCGCTATTATTTGCTTTACTCTAATAACTTTGTTATTCCTTGATTTTACAGGAACATTGCATCATTGGTTTGGATGGCTAGCCAAAATTCAGTTTTTACCCGCTTTATTGGCATTAAATATTGGAATAGTACTGGCACTAATTGTGCTCACATTCGCTTTGGGGCGGATTTATTGTTCTGTGATCTGTCCGCTTGGCGTATTTCAGGATGCGATCTCCTGGATAGCCGGAAAGAGGAAAAAGAATCGTTTTGTCTATTCACCGGCTATTTCCTGGTTGCGATATGGAGTTCTGACACTATTTATTATAGCATTAGTTGCAGGTATAGGTTCTTTTGTTCAGTTACTGGCACCTTATAGTTCTTACGGACGTATAGCTTCTAATTTGTTTGCTCCTTTATATCAATGGGGTAATAACCTGTTGGCTTATTGGGCGGAACAGATGGATAGTTATGCATTTTATTCGGTTGACGTATGGATGAAAGGTACACTAACCTTAGGTGTTGCTGTTGTTACGTTTGTAATACTTGTAATTTTGTCATGGCGTAGCGGCAGGACTTACTGCAATACCATTTGTCCGGTTGGAACGGTATTGGGTTTTTTATCTAAATATTCATTCTTCAAACCGGTAATTGATACCGGAAAATGCAATGGATGCGGAGTGTGTGCCCGTAATTGCAAGGCTTCATGCATAAACTCCAAAGAACACAAGATTGATTACAGTCGCTGCGTAACGTGTATGGATTGTATTGATAAATGCAGGCAAGGTGCCATCAGGTATGTACCTCGGCAAAAGGAAGAATCTCTGACAGATAAGCAAACAACAGAAAATATTGATAAGTCGGGCGTTTCACGTCGTAATTTTCTGTCGGTAACGGCATTGCTCGCTTCAGCAACTGCACTGAAAGCTCAAAAGATAAAGGTTGATGGTGGGCTAGCTGTTATAGAAGATAAAAAAATACCTAATCGCACAACACCAATAACGCCGGCCGGATCTCAAAGCGCACGTAATCTTGCACAGCACTGTACGGCGTGTCAGCTCTGTGTATCTGTATGCCCTAATCAGGTTTTACGCCCTTCGGATAATCTGGAGAAATTAATGCAGCCGGAAATGTCGTATGAACGTGGCTATTGTCGTCCGGAATGTACCCGGTGTTCAGACATTTGTCCATCAGGTGCTATCCGTCCTGTTACTAAAGCTGATAAATCTGCTATTCAGATAGGTCATGCGGTGTGGATAAAGAAAAATTGTGTAGTTAGCAGAGATGGCGTTGAATGTGGAAACTGTGCCCGTCACTGTCCTGTCGGTGCAATACAAATGATTCCGATTGATGCAAAGAATAAGGATTCACTTAAAATACCTGCTGTTAATACAGAGCGTTGTATTGGCTGTGGTGCATGCGAGAATCTTTGTCCGGCTCGTCCGTTTAGTGCAATATATGTAGAGGGGCACGAAATTCACCGGACTGTATAA
- a CDS encoding NAD(P)-binding oxidoreductase: MIITIFGASGKIGRLLTEQALGKGYIIKAYVHNLQEIGLSHPNLEIVEGTIHDYYKIKQAITESNAVISTMEPSKSFKKKGYPVFEAHRHIIMAMERLHIKRFITITSPVIQSGKDAKSAVTIVPKLFIRLFRHRTYLEFVAIGHMIKKSKLDWTIVRYLYPTNKPHKEKIKVSSGKQKIKFAVSRADIAKFILDQVESREYIHCMPIIGN; encoded by the coding sequence ATGATAATAACAATTTTCGGAGCAAGCGGAAAAATAGGCCGTCTGCTTACAGAACAAGCACTTGGTAAAGGATATATCATAAAAGCCTATGTGCATAATCTGCAGGAAATAGGTTTATCCCACCCTAATCTGGAAATCGTTGAAGGGACTATCCATGATTATTACAAGATAAAGCAAGCCATAACAGAGAGCAATGCGGTAATAAGTACAATGGAGCCCTCAAAGAGTTTCAAAAAAAAGGGATATCCGGTTTTTGAAGCACACCGACATATTATCATGGCAATGGAACGCCTTCATATAAAACGATTTATAACAATAACTTCTCCGGTTATTCAGTCGGGAAAAGATGCAAAGTCGGCTGTAACTATTGTACCAAAACTTTTTATTCGTTTATTCAGACATAGAACATACCTTGAATTTGTAGCTATAGGCCACATGATTAAAAAATCAAAACTAGACTGGACAATTGTGCGATACCTTTATCCCACCAACAAACCTCATAAAGAGAAAATAAAAGTCTCTTCCGGCAAGCAGAAAATAAAATTTGCAGTTTCACGTGCTGATATTGCTAAATTTATTCTCGACCAGGTAGAAAGCAGAGAGTATATTCACTGCATGCCAATAATTGGAAATTAA
- a CDS encoding aldo/keto reductase, whose amino-acid sequence MGKIDKKNIDRRNFLKLLGGGAAVSTAAFYGCKPGNKTPTGLASVLHVPTDKMAYRLNRKTGEKVSLLGYGCMRLPTKPTADGQKELIDQEEVNKSVDYALAHGVNYYDTSPMYVQGMSEHAIGIALSRHPRNKYFVATKMSNFDPKTKSKEASIEMYHNSFKELHVDYVDYYLLHALGADDDYKERYINNGILDFLLKEREAGRIRNLGWSFHGDQSFFDYMLSLDIKWDFVQIQLNYVDWKHPQGMGVSAEYLYGELVKRNIPVVVMEPLLGGRLSKLNDHLVAQLKQRQPEVSVASWAFRFAGSLPEVLTVLSGMTYMEHLQDNIITYSSFKPLTDDDKAMLEETAEMILKYPTVPCTGCNYCMPCPYGLDIPGIFAHYNRCLNEGNVPKSSQDENYSKARNIFLVGYDRSVPRLRQANHCVGCSKCVEHCPQSIKIPKEMERIDQFVEQLKQGTI is encoded by the coding sequence ATGGGGAAGATAGACAAGAAAAACATAGACCGTAGAAATTTTCTGAAGCTGCTTGGTGGTGGAGCCGCAGTTTCTACAGCGGCATTTTACGGATGTAAACCTGGCAATAAAACACCAACAGGCTTAGCAAGTGTATTGCATGTACCTACCGATAAAATGGCCTATCGTTTGAATCGTAAAACCGGTGAAAAGGTTTCACTGCTTGGATATGGCTGCATGAGGTTGCCAACAAAACCAACAGCTGATGGCCAAAAGGAATTGATAGATCAGGAAGAGGTAAATAAGTCTGTTGATTATGCTCTTGCTCATGGGGTGAATTATTATGATACGTCTCCTATGTATGTTCAGGGTATGTCGGAACATGCTATCGGCATTGCACTGAGCCGCCATCCCCGGAATAAATATTTTGTAGCTACTAAAATGTCGAACTTTGATCCAAAAACTAAGAGCAAAGAGGCATCTATTGAAATGTATCATAACTCCTTTAAGGAATTGCATGTAGATTATGTGGATTATTATCTGCTCCATGCTTTGGGGGCTGATGATGATTATAAAGAACGCTACATAAATAATGGTATACTCGACTTTCTGTTGAAGGAAAGAGAGGCAGGACGTATACGCAATCTGGGGTGGTCGTTTCACGGCGATCAAAGTTTTTTCGATTATATGCTTTCACTGGATATAAAATGGGATTTTGTACAAATTCAGCTTAATTATGTAGACTGGAAACATCCTCAGGGAATGGGGGTGAGTGCAGAATATCTGTACGGAGAATTGGTGAAACGTAATATTCCGGTGGTGGTTATGGAACCTCTGCTGGGTGGACGCTTGTCTAAACTGAACGATCATCTGGTAGCTCAGCTTAAACAGAGACAACCGGAAGTCAGTGTGGCTTCGTGGGCTTTCCGTTTTGCAGGTTCATTGCCGGAAGTGCTTACTGTTTTAAGTGGCATGACTTATATGGAACATTTGCAGGATAATATAATTACTTACTCATCTTTTAAACCGCTTACAGATGATGACAAGGCGATGCTTGAAGAAACTGCTGAGATGATACTGAAATATCCGACTGTTCCTTGTACAGGGTGTAATTATTGTATGCCTTGTCCTTATGGTCTTGATATTCCGGGAATTTTTGCACACTATAACCGATGCCTGAACGAAGGCAATGTTCCGAAAAGCTCGCAGGATGAGAATTATAGTAAGGCTCGTAATATATTTCTTGTTGGATATGACCGGAGTGTGCCAAGACTGAGACAGGCTAACCATTGTGTTGGTTGCAGCAAATGTGTGGAGCATTGTCCGCAAAGCATCAAGATTCCTAAGGAAATGGAGCGAATTGATCAATTTGTAGAACAATTGAAACAGGGAACTATTTAG
- a CDS encoding TonB-dependent receptor, which produces MNRIITCLLLICLFISVKVQAQSKKDSVSIKKSYIIDEVVVTGTRNETDTRHLPMSISVVNREQIEQRNEQSLLPLLTEQVPGFFTTGRSIMGYGVSTGAAGGMSLRGIGGSPTTGLLVLIDGHPQYMGLMGHPLADTYQSMLAERVEVVRGPASVLYGSNAMGGVINIVTRKSKEEGVKNDVRLSYGSYNTLSAEASNRVRKGRFSSIVSASYNRTDGHRENMDFDQYGGYAKLGYELSNAWNVFTDLNLTHFNASNPGTVNAPILDNDSRITRGVASFSVENNYNLTSGALKFFYNWGRHNINNGYSLGKTPSDYRFKSKDQMLGVTWYQSATLFSGNRITVGIDYQHFGGDAWNQFTDKRVGIADKTENEIAGYVDFRQALGTLFTLDIGQRVDHHSQTGTEWVPQVGLSMHLPQAAELKAMVSKGFRNPTIRELYMFGPQNPDLLPEKIMNYEISFSRHLKDNTLSYGINFYYINGDNMIQTIPVNGRPLNINTGKIENWGVEANVNYRISPSLMFSANYSWLNMKYPVVAAPEHKLYAGVYYSHKKWNVSTGVQYINGLYTSVNPETKESFVLWNLNGSYHLSRFATLFVRGENLLAQHYEINAGYPMPKATIMGGINLAF; this is translated from the coding sequence ATGAATCGAATAATAACTTGTTTACTGTTAATCTGTCTTTTTATATCTGTTAAAGTACAAGCACAATCTAAAAAAGATAGTGTTTCTATAAAAAAAAGCTATATTATAGACGAAGTTGTTGTAACCGGTACCCGGAATGAGACTGATACACGTCATTTACCAATGAGTATATCTGTGGTTAACCGTGAACAGATAGAGCAGCGTAACGAGCAGTCTTTACTTCCATTACTGACCGAACAGGTTCCGGGCTTTTTTACAACGGGGCGTAGCATCATGGGATACGGAGTTTCAACTGGTGCTGCGGGTGGCATGAGTTTAAGAGGTATAGGTGGCAGTCCCACAACCGGACTCCTGGTGCTTATTGACGGACATCCTCAATACATGGGTTTGATGGGGCATCCTTTGGCTGATACTTATCAGTCCATGTTGGCTGAGCGGGTTGAAGTGGTGCGTGGTCCGGCTTCTGTTTTATATGGATCAAACGCCATGGGTGGGGTTATTAATATAGTAACCCGTAAGTCAAAAGAAGAAGGTGTGAAAAATGATGTGAGATTGAGTTATGGATCGTATAATACGCTTTCGGCTGAGGCTTCCAACAGGGTTCGTAAAGGTCGTTTCAGTAGTATTGTATCTGCTTCCTACAATAGAACAGACGGGCATCGTGAGAATATGGATTTCGATCAATATGGTGGTTATGCTAAATTAGGATATGAACTTAGTAATGCGTGGAACGTCTTTACAGATCTGAACCTGACACATTTCAATGCATCCAATCCGGGTACCGTGAATGCTCCTATTTTGGATAATGATTCACGAATAACCCGGGGAGTGGCCTCATTTTCTGTTGAAAACAATTACAACCTGACTTCCGGTGCTTTGAAGTTCTTTTATAATTGGGGAAGGCATAACATTAACAATGGTTATTCTTTAGGTAAAACGCCGTCAGATTATCGGTTTAAGTCTAAAGACCAGATGTTGGGTGTTACGTGGTATCAAAGTGCTACTCTTTTTTCTGGCAATCGGATTACAGTTGGTATAGACTACCAACACTTTGGTGGAGATGCATGGAATCAGTTTACAGACAAACGTGTTGGTATAGCCGATAAAACAGAAAACGAGATAGCCGGTTATGTAGATTTCCGTCAGGCACTCGGTACTCTTTTTACTTTAGATATTGGGCAACGTGTAGATCATCATTCACAAACCGGAACAGAGTGGGTGCCTCAGGTAGGATTGTCTATGCATCTGCCTCAGGCTGCTGAACTGAAGGCAATGGTAAGTAAAGGATTTCGTAATCCTACTATCAGGGAACTATATATGTTTGGTCCGCAAAATCCTGATTTGTTGCCCGAAAAGATTATGAATTATGAAATTTCTTTTTCCCGGCATCTGAAAGACAATACGCTTTCGTATGGCATCAATTTTTATTATATAAATGGTGATAACATGATTCAGACTATTCCTGTTAATGGCAGACCTTTGAATATTAATACCGGTAAAATTGAAAACTGGGGTGTGGAAGCGAATGTGAATTACAGAATTAGTCCTTCTCTAATGTTCTCAGCTAATTACAGTTGGTTGAATATGAAATATCCGGTAGTGGCAGCTCCCGAACACAAACTATATGCCGGTGTTTATTATTCACACAAAAAATGGAATGTTTCTACAGGTGTGCAATATATCAATGGGCTTTATACTTCTGTAAATCCTGAAACTAAAGAGAGTTTTGTATTGTGGAATTTGAACGGAAGTTACCATCTGAGCCGCTTTGCCACTCTTTTTGTTCGTGGAGAGAACTTGCTAGCTCAACACTACGAAATAAATGCCGGTTATCCCATGCCAAAAGCTACTATAATGGGAGGAATCAATTTAGCTTTCTAA
- a CDS encoding threonine/serine exporter family protein yields the protein MENHKELKTVAKFISDFSTCMMAVGAQTSRIERNALRIAKAYHLKAEMLFFQKTMVMTLWDSRNEHSYSMVSRIKPMPLNFEINARLSHLSWRIHDEHIPLNRASKLCQRILDRPRVNPWIVLWLVSFANASFCRLFHGDFISMAIVFVATFIGFFFKQQMQKWHWNEFAVFILSAMFASAFGSLGYLCNWGTTPDMALGTSVLYLIPGVPLINGVMDIIDGHIVTGCCRLFNAALLVSCIAIGLSAILFITGLVTI from the coding sequence ATGGAGAATCATAAAGAACTAAAAACTGTAGCTAAATTTATCTCCGACTTCTCAACCTGTATGATGGCTGTTGGAGCTCAAACTTCACGTATTGAGCGAAATGCCTTGCGCATTGCAAAGGCATATCATTTAAAAGCTGAGATGCTCTTTTTCCAGAAAACGATGGTGATGACTCTTTGGGATTCACGAAACGAGCATTCTTACTCCATGGTAAGTCGCATAAAACCTATGCCTCTCAATTTCGAAATTAATGCCCGGCTTAGTCACCTGAGCTGGAGAATTCACGATGAACATATTCCATTGAATCGTGCATCGAAACTTTGCCAGCGCATACTAGATCGTCCGCGAGTTAATCCATGGATAGTATTATGGTTGGTATCCTTTGCAAACGCTTCTTTCTGCCGACTGTTTCATGGTGATTTTATTTCGATGGCTATTGTATTTGTTGCTACCTTCATCGGATTCTTTTTCAAACAGCAAATGCAAAAATGGCATTGGAACGAATTCGCCGTTTTTATACTTTCTGCAATGTTTGCATCAGCATTTGGCAGTCTGGGATATCTATGCAATTGGGGTACAACACCCGACATGGCATTAGGCACCAGTGTTCTTTATCTTATTCCCGGCGTGCCGCTTATAAACGGAGTGATGGACATAATCGACGGACATATAGTAACAGGGTGTTGCAGACTTTTTAATGCTGCATTACTTGTGAGCTGCATTGCTATAGGGTTATCTGCTATTTTATTTATAACAGGATTAGTTACAATATGA
- a CDS encoding AAA family ATPase, with protein MEIERKVISRLEMWKNDSMRKPLILKGARQTGKTWIMKMFGERSFDNTAYFNFDEQPELAQFFATTKDVKRILQNLILVCGQPILPQKTLIIFDEIQECNDALNSLKYFCENAPEYAVICAGSLLGVSMSRGKSFPVGKVNFIDIYPLSFLEFLQASNASLYKYVDSLVVIEPIPDIFFNQLMDQFKMYLICGGMPEAASNLLSTQNTERTEQILQDILDAYTLDFSKHSENKDIPRIGHIWNSIPSQLAKENKKFVYNLVKPGARAREYEDALLWLSHAGLIQRVFRNEKPTIPLSAYDDLTAFKIYLSDVGLLRRMAKVSPSTIVLTSSVLTEFKGALAENYILQSLLVQFQMTPRYWTSGNMAEVDFLLQKENNIIPVEVKSDENVRGKSLTFYNKQYAPALRLRYSLRNLKIDDGLLNIPLFLADKTAEFIEKIM; from the coding sequence ATGGAAATAGAGAGAAAAGTTATCAGTAGACTGGAGATGTGGAAGAATGATTCAATGCGTAAGCCATTAATCCTGAAAGGAGCCAGGCAAACAGGAAAAACATGGATAATGAAGATGTTTGGTGAACGCTCTTTTGATAACACTGCATATTTTAATTTCGACGAACAACCAGAACTTGCACAGTTTTTTGCTACAACAAAAGATGTTAAGCGAATATTGCAGAATCTTATTTTAGTTTGTGGTCAGCCTATTCTTCCTCAAAAAACGTTGATTATTTTTGATGAAATACAAGAATGTAATGATGCGCTTAATTCTTTGAAGTATTTTTGCGAGAATGCTCCTGAATATGCTGTGATTTGTGCCGGTTCTTTATTGGGAGTAAGCATGTCTCGTGGGAAATCTTTTCCTGTAGGTAAGGTGAATTTTATTGATATATACCCTCTTTCTTTTTTAGAATTTCTTCAGGCATCTAATGCTTCTCTTTATAAATACGTGGATAGTCTGGTGGTTATTGAACCTATTCCGGATATTTTCTTTAATCAACTGATGGATCAGTTTAAAATGTATCTAATTTGCGGAGGTATGCCCGAGGCCGCCTCTAATTTATTAAGTACTCAGAACACAGAACGAACCGAGCAGATTCTTCAAGACATTCTTGATGCATATACTCTGGATTTCTCCAAACATTCTGAAAATAAAGATATTCCCCGTATTGGTCATATCTGGAATTCTATACCTTCCCAATTAGCAAAAGAGAATAAGAAATTTGTTTATAATCTGGTAAAGCCGGGAGCTCGTGCCCGAGAATATGAAGATGCACTTTTATGGCTTTCTCACGCAGGACTTATTCAGCGTGTGTTCAGGAATGAGAAACCAACTATTCCATTGAGTGCCTATGATGATTTAACTGCTTTTAAAATATATTTAAGCGATGTGGGCTTATTGCGAAGAATGGCAAAGGTTTCCCCTTCAACTATTGTACTAACTTCTTCTGTTCTAACAGAGTTTAAAGGAGCCTTAGCAGAGAATTATATTTTGCAAAGTTTGCTTGTGCAATTCCAGATGACACCCCGCTATTGGACATCTGGTAATATGGCTGAAGTCGATTTTCTTCTTCAGAAAGAGAATAACATCATCCCTGTTGAGGTGAAATCTGATGAAAATGTAAGAGGAAAGAGCCTTACTTTTTATAATAAGCAATATGCTCCGGCTCTTCGTTTGCGTTATTCTCTGAGAAATCTAAAGATAGATGATGGCTTGTTGAACATTCCACTCTTTCTGGCAGATAAAACCGCAGAATTTATTGAAAAGATAATGTGA
- a CDS encoding LysR substrate-binding domain-containing protein, whose translation MELRQLRYFIKSAELSNFTEAARTLFISESTLSQQIKQLEIELDTLLFERVRRRVSLTEAGEMFLPYARKTVADSEYAVQRLRDLRNLHTGTLKIGVTFSLGSVLTNSLEKFSETYPDIKLNIIYRTATELTGLLKTHQVDFVLSYELLHDDDQIESMRLFDSALSVIVHQHHPLAALKRIPLSYINNYPLVLPSVGMNARIILDSVLQASHITLNPQVELNEVNILLQMVRTKHWVTVLSKATIHGDNEMKAIPIQEKGTEMHAALLWLKDGYQKNATREFIRMLMQD comes from the coding sequence ATGGAACTAAGACAACTAAGATACTTTATTAAGTCCGCTGAACTTTCTAATTTTACTGAGGCTGCGAGAACTTTGTTTATTTCAGAAAGTACTCTTTCACAGCAAATTAAACAACTTGAAATAGAACTGGATACGCTGCTTTTTGAACGTGTAAGGAGAAGGGTTTCGCTTACTGAAGCCGGTGAGATGTTTCTGCCTTATGCACGCAAAACAGTGGCCGATTCGGAATATGCTGTACAACGGTTGCGTGATTTGCGTAATCTCCATACAGGAACTCTCAAAATAGGGGTGACTTTCAGTCTGGGATCTGTGCTTACAAATTCACTGGAAAAGTTTTCCGAAACTTATCCTGATATAAAGCTGAACATTATATACCGTACAGCGACAGAATTAACCGGCCTTCTGAAAACTCATCAGGTAGATTTTGTTCTTTCTTATGAGTTGCTTCATGATGATGATCAGATAGAGAGTATGCGCTTGTTCGATTCAGCTCTTTCCGTAATTGTTCATCAGCATCATCCGCTTGCGGCGCTTAAGCGTATCCCGCTGTCATACATAAATAACTATCCGCTAGTACTCCCGTCAGTGGGAATGAATGCCCGCATTATTCTCGACAGTGTTTTGCAGGCTAGCCATATAACTCTGAATCCACAGGTAGAACTCAATGAAGTGAACATACTTTTGCAAATGGTTAGAACAAAACATTGGGTAACTGTACTTTCTAAAGCTACCATACATGGTGATAACGAAATGAAAGCTATTCCTATACAGGAAAAGGGCACAGAGATGCATGCTGCTTTGTTATGGTTAAAAGATGGTTATCAGAAAAATGCAACTCGTGAGTTTATCCGAATGTTAATGCAGGACTGA
- a CDS encoding threonine/serine exporter family protein yields the protein MMILELLEDGFFAAIAAVGFAIISNPPRRSLFVSALLAAIGHSIRYFLMHFDSFSLSISQASFFASLSIGCLSVFFAKRLAVPAEVFAFPSLLPMIPGMFAYHTLQAISVYMVCKTEADQLHYINLFYSNGTTTIFILAALVVGVAIPTFLFRRFAFSVTRGNNGKN from the coding sequence ATGATGATACTTGAACTTTTGGAAGATGGATTTTTTGCAGCTATAGCTGCTGTAGGATTTGCTATTATCAGTAATCCGCCCCGGCGCTCACTTTTTGTGTCGGCACTACTAGCAGCCATAGGCCACAGTATCCGTTATTTTTTAATGCACTTTGACAGTTTCTCCCTGAGTATCAGTCAGGCCTCTTTCTTCGCTTCATTATCCATTGGTTGTCTTTCTGTCTTTTTTGCGAAACGGCTGGCTGTACCAGCGGAGGTCTTTGCTTTTCCGTCGCTTCTGCCTATGATTCCGGGAATGTTTGCATATCACACCCTGCAGGCTATCTCTGTTTATATGGTGTGCAAAACAGAGGCTGATCAGCTACATTACATTAATCTGTTTTATAGCAACGGAACAACTACCATTTTTATACTTGCTGCTCTTGTTGTGGGAGTAGCTATTCCAACATTTCTTTTCAGGAGGTTTGCATTCAGCGTTACCCGAGGAAATAACGGAAAAAATTAG